A window of the Streptomyces sp. JB150 genome harbors these coding sequences:
- a CDS encoding serine/threonine-protein kinase, which produces MQGLLLGGRYRLDAAIGSGGMGRVWRAHDEVLHRAVAIKELTAALYVSESDRAVLLARTRAEARAAARINHSAVVTVHDVLEHDGRPWIVMELVEGRSLADAVKADGRIEPAEAARIGLWVLRALRAAHTAGVLHRDVKPGNVLLAHDGRVLLTDFGIAQIDGDTTITRTGEVVGSVDFLAPERIRGHDPGPASDLWALGATLYTAVEGSSPFRRTSPLSTMQAIVEEEPAEPGHAGPLAPVIAALLRKEPAARPASAAAEHLLAEAAEGRRPHIAPYEATRPVGPRPTAADTRAHTRPDATATTPAAGPGTPAPRRRRLRTLALVVAVAAIVGGGTAAAWQTWGAGTGADGIRTGAATSSTTGDGSPTTLPDGWARVDDPAGFSLSVPGDDWERSVYSDDGELTQIDYSPDGGVHLLRIAVDLSPDFDNARDHQLDLEQQVGRLAGYRRVSLADKLYRDRQGSLWEYTWTALERDPGPYVGPRRAIDHMYLSRDGVEYAIYMAGPADDWETTREQFGTVLRSWRPAHG; this is translated from the coding sequence ATGCAGGGCCTGCTCCTCGGGGGCCGCTACCGGCTCGACGCCGCCATCGGCAGCGGCGGCATGGGCCGGGTGTGGCGCGCCCACGACGAGGTGCTGCACCGCGCCGTCGCCATCAAGGAGCTGACCGCCGCGCTCTACGTCTCCGAGAGCGACCGGGCCGTGCTGCTGGCCCGCACCCGCGCCGAGGCGCGCGCGGCGGCACGGATCAACCACTCCGCCGTCGTCACCGTGCACGACGTGCTGGAACACGACGGCCGTCCGTGGATCGTGATGGAGCTGGTCGAAGGCCGCTCGCTCGCCGACGCGGTCAAGGCGGACGGCCGGATCGAGCCCGCCGAGGCCGCCCGGATCGGCCTGTGGGTGCTGCGCGCCCTGCGCGCCGCGCACACCGCCGGCGTCCTGCACCGGGACGTCAAACCCGGCAACGTGCTGCTCGCCCACGACGGCCGGGTGCTGCTCACCGACTTCGGCATCGCGCAGATCGACGGCGACACCACCATCACCCGCACCGGCGAGGTCGTCGGCTCGGTCGACTTCCTCGCCCCCGAACGCATCCGCGGCCACGACCCCGGCCCCGCCTCCGACCTGTGGGCGCTCGGCGCCACGCTCTACACGGCGGTGGAGGGCAGCTCGCCGTTCCGCCGCACCTCGCCGCTGTCCACCATGCAGGCCATCGTCGAGGAGGAGCCCGCCGAGCCCGGCCACGCCGGTCCGCTGGCGCCCGTCATCGCCGCCCTGCTGCGCAAGGAGCCCGCCGCCCGGCCCGCCTCCGCGGCGGCCGAACACCTGCTCGCCGAGGCGGCGGAGGGCCGGCGCCCGCACATCGCGCCGTACGAGGCGACCCGCCCCGTCGGTCCCCGCCCGACGGCGGCCGACACCCGGGCCCACACCCGCCCGGACGCCACCGCCACCACCCCTGCCGCCGGGCCCGGCACCCCCGCGCCCCGGCGGCGCCGGCTGCGCACCCTGGCACTGGTCGTCGCCGTGGCCGCGATCGTCGGCGGCGGCACCGCGGCGGCCTGGCAGACCTGGGGCGCCGGCACCGGCGCCGACGGCATCCGGACCGGCGCCGCCACCTCGTCGACCACCGGCGACGGCTCCCCGACGACCCTGCCCGACGGCTGGGCACGCGTCGACGACCCGGCGGGTTTCAGCCTCTCCGTGCCCGGCGACGACTGGGAGCGGAGCGTCTACAGCGACGACGGCGAGCTGACCCAGATCGACTACTCGCCCGACGGCGGGGTGCACCTGCTGCGCATCGCCGTCGACCTCTCGCCCGACTTCGACAACGCGCGCGACCACCAGCTCGACCTGGAGCAGCAGGTCGGGCGGCTCGCCGGGTACCGGCGGGTGTCGCTGGCGGACAAGCTCTACCGGGACCGTCAGGGCTCCCTGTGGGAGTACACGTGGACCGCGCTGGAGCGGGACCCCGGACCCTACGTCGGCCCGCGCCGCGCCATCGACCACATGTACCTCAGCCGGGACGGCGTCGAGTACGCGATCTACATGGCCGGCCCGGCGGACGACTGGGAGACCACGCGGGAGCAGTTCGGCACGGTGCTGCGCAGCTGGCGGCCGGCGCACGGGTGA
- a CDS encoding succinic semialdehyde dehydrogenase produces the protein MTDAQALEKAGTATNPVAPVPAGVRTAADVVTPELIAQLTKGVTGSGRTANHTPFTGEKLADLPESTPADVEKAFQAARAAQPVWERTPVRDRAAVLLRFHDLVLERQGEVLDLIQLETGKARLHAHEEVQAVAVAARHYGRRAAAYLRPKRHAGAVPALTKVLELRHPRGVVGQIAPWNYPLELSVGDALPAFAAGNAVVMKPDTETCLTALWARDLLIEAGLPADVFQVVLGDGPVVGPEVVRHADYVSFTGSTRTGREVAQGAAARLVGVSLELGGKNAMLVLADADLDKAAAGAVRACFSSAGQLCISIERLYVHESVADAFAERFAARTRALRLGTALAYGADMGSLVGERQLETVRRHVEDAVAKGAKVLAGGVARPDVGPYFYEPTILDGVTEPMAVCSEETFGPVVSLYRFRTEDEAVELANATPYGLNSSVWTKDARRGRAVAARLRTGTVNINEGYAPAYGSVQSPMGGMKDSGLGRRHGAEGILKYTEAQTVAHQRLLPMAPSLGMDDEKYAAFMTRSLRLMKAFRFR, from the coding sequence ATGACCGACGCGCAGGCTCTTGAGAAGGCCGGTACCGCCACCAACCCCGTCGCCCCCGTCCCGGCGGGCGTCCGCACGGCCGCCGATGTCGTCACGCCCGAGCTGATCGCCCAGCTCACCAAGGGGGTGACCGGCTCCGGACGGACCGCCAACCACACGCCGTTCACCGGCGAGAAGCTGGCCGACCTGCCCGAGTCGACGCCCGCGGACGTGGAGAAGGCCTTCCAGGCGGCCCGCGCCGCGCAGCCGGTCTGGGAGCGCACGCCGGTCCGTGACCGCGCCGCCGTCCTGCTCCGCTTCCACGACCTGGTCCTGGAGCGCCAGGGCGAGGTGCTGGACCTCATCCAGCTGGAGACGGGCAAGGCCCGCCTGCACGCGCACGAGGAGGTGCAGGCGGTCGCGGTCGCCGCCCGCCATTACGGCCGCAGGGCCGCGGCCTACCTCCGGCCCAAGCGGCACGCGGGCGCCGTACCGGCCCTGACGAAGGTCCTCGAACTGCGCCACCCGCGCGGCGTGGTCGGCCAGATAGCCCCCTGGAACTACCCGCTGGAGCTGTCCGTCGGCGACGCGCTCCCCGCCTTCGCCGCGGGCAACGCGGTGGTGATGAAGCCGGACACGGAGACCTGCCTGACCGCACTGTGGGCCCGCGACCTGCTCATCGAGGCCGGACTGCCCGCCGACGTCTTCCAGGTCGTCCTCGGCGACGGCCCGGTCGTCGGCCCCGAGGTCGTCCGGCACGCCGACTACGTCTCGTTCACCGGCTCCACCCGCACCGGGCGCGAGGTCGCCCAGGGCGCCGCCGCCCGCCTGGTCGGCGTCTCGCTCGAACTCGGCGGCAAGAACGCCATGCTGGTTCTGGCGGACGCCGACCTCGACAAGGCCGCGGCGGGCGCCGTCCGCGCCTGCTTCTCCTCCGCGGGCCAGCTGTGCATCTCCATCGAGCGGCTGTACGTCCACGAGTCGGTCGCCGACGCCTTCGCCGAGCGCTTCGCCGCCCGCACCAGGGCCCTGCGGCTCGGCACGGCCCTGGCCTACGGCGCCGACATGGGCTCGCTCGTCGGCGAGCGCCAGCTGGAGACCGTGCGGCGGCACGTCGAGGACGCCGTGGCCAAGGGCGCGAAGGTGCTGGCCGGCGGCGTGGCCCGCCCGGACGTCGGGCCGTACTTCTACGAGCCGACCATCCTCGACGGTGTCACCGAACCCATGGCTGTCTGCTCCGAGGAGACCTTCGGCCCGGTCGTCTCCCTCTACCGCTTCCGCACCGAGGACGAGGCGGTCGAGCTGGCCAACGCCACGCCGTACGGCCTGAACTCGTCGGTGTGGACGAAGGACGCCCGCCGCGGCCGCGCCGTCGCCGCCCGGCTGCGCACCGGCACCGTCAACATCAACGAGGGCTACGCCCCCGCCTACGGCAGCGTCCAGTCCCCGATGGGCGGCATGAAGGACTCCGGCCTGGGCCGCCGCCACGGCGCCGAGGGCATCCTCAAGTACACCGAGGCCCAGACGGTCGCCCACCAGCGGCTGCTGCCGATGGCGCCGTCGCTGGGCATGGACGACGAGAAGTACGCGGCGTTCATGACCCGCAGCCTGCGGCTGATGAAGGCGTTCCGCTTCCGCTAG
- a CDS encoding protein kinase: MDDYAGRVLADRYRLPLPPADAYELTETRAFDTYSGQEVLVRQVPLPEVVEAEVLDADGLPDGFTARDRSTRRPGAAAGRTGGGVRRPADPVVRRAVEAAQAAARIPDHPRLDQVFDVFAEGGSLWIVSELVPARPLAALLAEKPLTPYRAAEVASDVLMALRVLHAHGWVHRNITARTVLVCDDGRVVLTGLAVGAAEEALCGYDPVPPPEDGPEGESEGAGDGHWGADAGAAGGGPAGSAADAYGGPAGGSYGGPAGGSSPGPAGGAYAGPARGTFAGPAGGGHAGPGAGGHMGPAGGLAGADPEAARRAAIEARAAGGLPGTERTDGRGTPRGARTPDSGDDIRAARAGAIAAYRAGARAAARVQEARHSGATALPGARPAPDDDRSAPAPRPYSGAPDAAPRTPGDGAADAPPPGRIADPYGVRATTPWHGASPRPGQPAEGGHSQDHPHRPGDPHRPGAAASRPGPPALPASGAYGSGRPQPGVPAQYGGPRPPDDDRTLPAQQSARTGLPSSGGPEQPGGGWDDVAAGAPARRGPATALAAERARQARMAVVGPVTERWAPEQAGPVHENWQLAPPIGPATDLWALGALLFRAVQGHAPYPEESTAELVQMVCAEPPAYAEECGPLRPVVESLLRQDPTDRLDFEELRGWLRSLVRSAPEPEAGLHVVAAPPAGTGRLPVVRRRGELVRRRRAGLPVHQGRHKRGKEKERSPRSLGRALLLLVLLGLGAAIAYAMLFMPKAGENGGTDGAERTGAAGQVSEAPAPPDDASGRPDTDQAGPGTGAPSGSAGSTHTQTTGPKTVDGFRLRTDPEGFRVAVAEDWRRTPKNGSGQVVYGKGDFELIVVPGRDAADEYGDDPMAYQREREPELRPYRESSWASATGLRSIQVGERAMAEGQYTWTGDDGDELFVRNLAILVDGRYHVLQLRGPESERDEVNRLYEQAAATYQVTG; the protein is encoded by the coding sequence GTGGACGACTATGCGGGACGGGTCCTCGCCGACCGCTACCGCCTGCCGCTGCCCCCCGCCGACGCGTACGAACTCACCGAGACCCGCGCCTTCGACACCTACAGCGGACAGGAAGTCCTCGTCCGGCAGGTGCCGTTGCCGGAGGTCGTGGAGGCGGAGGTGCTGGACGCCGACGGGCTGCCCGACGGCTTCACGGCCCGCGACCGCTCCACCCGGCGGCCGGGTGCCGCCGCCGGACGGACCGGCGGGGGAGTGCGGCGGCCCGCGGACCCGGTGGTGCGCCGGGCGGTGGAGGCCGCGCAGGCCGCGGCCCGCATCCCCGATCATCCGCGACTCGACCAGGTCTTCGACGTGTTCGCCGAGGGCGGCTCGCTGTGGATCGTCAGCGAGCTGGTGCCCGCGCGGCCGCTGGCGGCGCTGCTCGCCGAGAAGCCCCTGACTCCCTACCGGGCGGCCGAGGTCGCCTCCGACGTCCTGATGGCCCTGCGGGTCCTGCACGCCCACGGCTGGGTGCACCGCAACATCACCGCCCGCACGGTCCTCGTCTGCGACGACGGCCGCGTCGTGCTGACCGGCCTCGCGGTCGGCGCGGCGGAGGAGGCGCTGTGCGGGTACGACCCCGTGCCGCCGCCCGAGGACGGCCCGGAGGGCGAGAGCGAGGGCGCCGGGGACGGCCACTGGGGCGCCGATGCCGGTGCTGCCGGTGGCGGGCCCGCCGGCTCCGCCGCGGACGCGTACGGAGGCCCGGCCGGCGGGTCGTACGGAGGCCCGGCCGGCGGATCCAGCCCAGGCCCGGCCGGAGGCGCGTACGCAGGCCCGGCCCGCGGGACGTTCGCGGGCCCTGCCGGAGGCGGGCACGCCGGCCCCGGCGCGGGCGGGCACATGGGCCCGGCGGGCGGTCTGGCGGGCGCGGATCCCGAGGCCGCGCGGCGGGCCGCGATCGAGGCGCGGGCGGCCGGCGGACTGCCGGGCACCGAGCGGACCGACGGCAGGGGAACGCCCCGCGGAGCGAGAACTCCCGACAGCGGTGACGACATCAGGGCCGCGCGGGCCGGGGCGATCGCCGCGTACCGCGCGGGAGCACGCGCCGCCGCCCGGGTGCAGGAAGCCCGGCACAGCGGCGCCACCGCTCTTCCCGGCGCCCGCCCCGCCCCCGACGACGACCGGTCCGCACCGGCACCGCGGCCCTACTCCGGCGCCCCGGACGCCGCCCCCCGTACGCCCGGCGACGGCGCCGCCGACGCCCCTCCGCCGGGCCGGATAGCCGACCCGTACGGCGTCCGCGCCACCACCCCGTGGCACGGCGCGTCCCCGCGCCCCGGACAGCCGGCGGAGGGCGGCCACTCCCAGGACCACCCCCACCGCCCCGGCGACCCCCACCGCCCCGGTGCCGCCGCGTCCCGGCCGGGCCCGCCCGCCCTCCCGGCGAGCGGTGCCTACGGCTCGGGCAGGCCGCAGCCGGGCGTCCCGGCGCAGTACGGCGGCCCCCGCCCGCCGGACGACGACCGGACCCTGCCCGCCCAGCAGAGCGCCCGTACGGGGCTCCCGTCCAGCGGCGGCCCGGAGCAGCCCGGCGGAGGCTGGGACGACGTCGCGGCGGGAGCGCCCGCCCGCCGGGGACCGGCGACCGCGCTCGCCGCCGAGCGGGCCCGGCAGGCCCGTATGGCCGTGGTGGGCCCGGTGACCGAGCGCTGGGCGCCCGAGCAGGCCGGGCCGGTGCACGAGAACTGGCAGCTGGCACCGCCCATCGGGCCCGCGACCGACCTGTGGGCGCTGGGCGCGCTGCTGTTCCGCGCCGTCCAGGGCCACGCGCCGTACCCCGAGGAGTCGACGGCGGAGCTGGTGCAGATGGTGTGCGCCGAGCCGCCCGCGTACGCCGAGGAGTGCGGACCGCTGCGCCCGGTCGTCGAGTCGCTGCTGCGTCAGGACCCCACCGATCGCCTGGACTTCGAGGAGCTGCGCGGCTGGCTGCGCTCCCTGGTGCGCTCGGCGCCCGAGCCGGAGGCCGGGCTGCACGTGGTGGCCGCGCCGCCCGCCGGCACCGGCCGGCTGCCGGTCGTACGCCGCCGCGGCGAGCTGGTGCGCAGGCGGCGCGCCGGGCTGCCGGTGCACCAGGGACGGCACAAGCGGGGCAAGGAGAAGGAGCGTTCACCGCGCAGCCTCGGCCGCGCCCTGCTCCTGCTGGTGCTGCTCGGCCTCGGCGCGGCGATCGCGTACGCGATGCTGTTCATGCCGAAGGCCGGGGAGAACGGCGGCACGGACGGCGCCGAACGCACCGGTGCGGCAGGGCAGGTGAGCGAGGCGCCCGCCCCGCCGGACGACGCGAGCGGCCGGCCCGACACCGACCAGGCCGGCCCCGGCACCGGCGCGCCCTCCGGATCGGCCGGTTCCACCCACACCCAGACCACCGGCCCCAAGACGGTCGACGGCTTCCGTCTGCGCACCGACCCCGAGGGCTTCCGGGTCGCCGTGGCCGAGGACTGGCGCCGCACCCCGAAGAACGGCAGCGGCCAGGTGGTCTACGGCAAGGGCGACTTCGAGCTGATCGTCGTCCCCGGACGGGACGCGGCGGACGAGTACGGCGACGACCCGATGGCGTACCAGCGCGAGCGCGAGCCGGAGCTGCGGCCGTACCGCGAGTCGAGCTGGGCGTCCGCGACCGGACTGAGGTCCATTCAGGTCGGCGAACGGGCCATGGCGGAGGGGCAGTACACCTGGACCGGCGACGACGGCGACGAGCTGTTCGTGCGCAACCTGGCGATCCTGGTCGACGGCCGCTATCACGTCCTGCAACTGCGCGGCCCGGAGTCCGAACGCGACGAGGTGAACCGGCTGTACGAGCAGGCGGCCGCGACCTACCAGGTCACGGGCTGA
- a CDS encoding serine/threonine-protein kinase: MGTERTDGRVIAGRYRLEALLGRGGMGLVWRATDQLLRRRVAVKEIAQDASLSPEEARRQCDRILREARAVARLSHPHVIVVHDVVVHDERPYIVMELIDGGSLADRIARHGPVDAYEAARIGVHLLGALRTAHAAGVLHRDLKPANVLIESGTGRVVLTDFGVAQVPGATTLTESGSFVGSPEYTAPERMSGAGTGPASDLWSLGVLLCTALSGHSPFHRDTLGGILHAVVDDQIRPPAQAGPLLPVVQGLLERDPERRLDAAEAERMLRAFRETGRMPLPRGGTARGPRDRLVTALLVAAMAAAGVSAAALLMTGGGGEGGDPPVSPGPSVTVTATVTSSVTAESGINRR; the protein is encoded by the coding sequence ATGGGGACCGAGCGGACGGACGGCCGGGTCATCGCGGGGCGATACCGGCTGGAGGCGCTGCTCGGCCGCGGCGGCATGGGCCTCGTCTGGCGGGCCACCGACCAGCTGCTGCGGCGGCGGGTGGCCGTAAAGGAGATCGCGCAGGACGCGTCCCTCTCGCCGGAGGAGGCGCGGCGCCAGTGCGACCGCATCCTGCGCGAGGCCCGTGCGGTGGCGCGACTGAGCCATCCGCACGTCATCGTCGTGCACGACGTCGTGGTCCACGACGAACGGCCGTACATCGTCATGGAGCTGATCGACGGCGGCTCCCTCGCCGACCGCATCGCCCGGCACGGGCCGGTCGACGCGTACGAGGCCGCGCGCATCGGCGTCCATCTGCTGGGCGCGCTGCGCACCGCGCACGCGGCCGGGGTACTGCACCGCGATCTCAAGCCCGCCAACGTGCTGATCGAGTCCGGCACCGGCCGGGTCGTGCTCACCGACTTCGGCGTCGCCCAGGTGCCGGGCGCCACGACGCTCACCGAGTCCGGCTCCTTCGTCGGCTCCCCCGAGTACACCGCCCCGGAGCGGATGTCCGGCGCCGGCACCGGACCGGCCTCGGACCTGTGGTCGCTGGGCGTGCTGCTGTGCACGGCGCTCAGCGGCCACTCGCCGTTCCACCGCGACACCCTCGGCGGCATCCTGCACGCCGTGGTGGACGACCAGATCCGGCCGCCCGCGCAGGCGGGGCCCCTGCTGCCGGTCGTGCAGGGCCTGTTGGAGCGCGACCCCGAGCGGCGGCTGGACGCGGCGGAGGCGGAGCGGATGCTGCGCGCGTTCCGGGAGACGGGGCGGATGCCGCTGCCCCGCGGCGGGACGGCGCGCGGGCCGCGCGACCGGCTGGTGACCGCGTTGCTGGTGGCCGCGATGGCGGCGGCGGGGGTGTCGGCGGCGGCGCTGCTGATGACCGGCGGGGGCGGCGAGGGCGGGGACCCGCCGGTGAGTCCGGGGCCGAGCGTGACGGTGACGGCGACCGTCACGTCGTCGGTCACCGCCGAGTCCGGGATAAACAGAAGATAA
- a CDS encoding serine/threonine-protein kinase → MDEGGTRPRGERVVGGRYRLVERIGSGGMGTVWRAHDRLVDRDVAVKQPRLPGDPEDEAYRRAAHRLHREARAAARVDHPSAVAVHDVVEEDGQPWIVMELVRGESLHEVLRRGPLEPAEAARIGLAVLGALRAAHAVGIVHRDVKPANVLLGPHGRVVLTDFGIAHVQGEESLTASGEFVGSLEFVAPERMAGRIAGPASDLWSLGVLLYAAVEGWSPFRRTAPESTLAAILTTEPPEPRRAGPLGPLLLRLLEKDPGRRPDADQVTAALEAAASEDLSTLGDPSLQDVCGPAEFGDDAGTVRLGARRAGADPEADTLSDPAPGTTPRPAPRTAPGPALRAAPAPTPRTTPAPAPAPVSAVRHPPRRPLHRRPVPLAALGGLLLGTAGLGLSLLAGGPDGGAATRDSGKAAAGRPTAPATSPSSTPTPAPALDGWTAHPEKDMGATLALPPEYQEFARQGNDTVQPRAVEYAAGSVQVRLTQWDKSPGTPMKQAKQHAATFEFYGNARTRHTPTSFQGWDAVRSDSRYGDEDLRHRVIELLLRTDDARFYELRVEMPEDTAQERVGEAVFAGALDRLVVAASRSGTQRP, encoded by the coding sequence ATGGACGAGGGCGGCACGCGGCCGCGTGGCGAACGCGTGGTCGGCGGCCGCTACCGGCTCGTCGAGCGGATCGGCTCCGGCGGCATGGGCACCGTCTGGCGCGCCCACGACCGGCTCGTCGACCGCGACGTCGCCGTCAAGCAGCCCCGCCTGCCGGGCGATCCGGAGGACGAGGCTTACCGCCGGGCCGCCCACCGCCTGCACCGCGAGGCCCGCGCCGCCGCCCGCGTGGACCACCCGTCCGCCGTCGCCGTCCACGACGTCGTCGAGGAGGACGGGCAGCCGTGGATCGTCATGGAACTGGTGCGGGGCGAGTCCCTGCACGAGGTGCTCCGGCGGGGGCCGCTGGAGCCCGCCGAGGCGGCCCGGATCGGCCTCGCGGTCCTCGGCGCGCTGCGCGCCGCGCACGCCGTGGGGATCGTGCACCGGGACGTGAAGCCCGCCAACGTCCTGCTCGGCCCGCACGGCCGGGTCGTCCTCACCGACTTCGGCATCGCCCATGTCCAGGGCGAGGAATCCCTCACCGCCAGCGGCGAGTTCGTCGGTTCGCTGGAGTTCGTCGCCCCCGAGCGGATGGCCGGCCGGATCGCGGGCCCGGCCTCCGACCTGTGGTCCCTCGGCGTCCTGCTGTACGCCGCCGTGGAGGGCTGGTCGCCCTTCCGCCGTACGGCACCGGAGTCGACGCTCGCCGCGATCCTCACCACGGAGCCGCCCGAGCCGCGGCGGGCCGGCCCTCTCGGACCGCTCCTGCTCCGCCTGCTGGAGAAGGACCCCGGCCGGCGTCCGGACGCGGACCAGGTCACGGCGGCACTGGAAGCGGCCGCGAGCGAGGACCTCAGCACCCTGGGGGACCCCTCGCTCCAAGACGTCTGTGGGCCGGCGGAGTTCGGCGACGACGCCGGGACGGTGCGGCTGGGTGCCCGGCGAGCCGGCGCCGACCCCGAGGCGGACACGCTGTCCGACCCGGCGCCCGGTACGACACCCCGCCCAGCGCCCCGTACAGCTCCCGGCCCGGCACTCCGCGCAGCACCCGCCCCAACGCCCCGTACAACACCCGCCCCGGCACCGGCCCCGGTCTCCGCCGTACGGCACCCTCCCCGCCGCCCCCTCCACCGCCGCCCCGTCCCGCTCGCCGCCCTCGGTGGACTCCTGCTCGGCACCGCCGGGCTCGGCCTCTCCCTCCTCGCCGGCGGACCGGACGGCGGCGCGGCGACGCGCGATTCGGGCAAGGCCGCGGCCGGCCGCCCGACCGCACCGGCGACGAGCCCGAGCAGCACCCCAACTCCCGCTCCCGCCCTCGACGGCTGGACCGCCCACCCCGAGAAGGACATGGGCGCGACCCTCGCCCTGCCGCCCGAGTACCAGGAGTTCGCCCGCCAGGGCAACGACACCGTCCAGCCGCGCGCCGTGGAGTACGCCGCCGGTTCCGTCCAGGTCCGCCTCACCCAGTGGGACAAATCCCCCGGGACTCCGATGAAGCAGGCGAAACAACACGCGGCGACCTTCGAGTTCTACGGCAACGCCCGCACCCGCCACACCCCCACCAGCTTCCAGGGCTGGGACGCCGTCCGGTCCGACAGCCGCTACGGCGACGAGGACCTCCGCCACCGCGTCATCGAGCTGCTGCTGCGCACCGACGACGCCCGGTTCTACGAACTGCGCGTCGAGATGCCCGAGGACACGGCACAGGAGCGCGTGGGCGAGGCGGTCTTCGCCGGCGCCCTCGACCGGCTGGTCGTGGCAGCGTCCCGATCGGGCACACAACGCCCCTGA
- a CDS encoding serine/threonine-protein kinase has product MSNNGGARYGADEPTSFGLQPPNPPQQPPSAIPHPGNPYAAPTPAQGGPQQHGGAQGPQHGGAQGPGAAQGHGWPQQHGAVQGHFAPAPAAGPAPAASAAAPAGPPAAPAPRPDPGAGRLIAGRYRLLAKLGHGGMGTVWRAKDEIVDREVAVKEPRVPDHLPERERANAFERMRREARAAARLDHPAVVNVHDVAVVDDRPWIVMELVQGRSLGDALREGTLDAREAARIGLEVLGALEAAHAAGILHRDVKPDNILLGRHGRIVLTDFGIAQIEGETNLTDTGGFVGSPEYIAPERVLGRRPGPAADLWSLGVVLYAATEGVSPFRRSNTPATLQSVLNATPAPPASARGPLAEVINGLLQKDPAHRPNAARVRALLEAAANPPEPLPTQVVTVTGDSGSRGGVRIGRRMLVGLGAAVVTAALAAYLVIAEPFAGPLPDGWKEHPEKALGATLAVPEVYERSEPEETDQGHWVTYSDPSGSIWVHLELDKKSEDTSGQIAGSAEAEMYEDEARFKQSGDYDVSMPANPRTRPVDDAVHEGRPAAENTVVYTSTDTENPRELRLFYYRTKTGDMYKLTVSYPGKGDFTERGREVARTAIANLDLAKP; this is encoded by the coding sequence ATGAGCAACAACGGGGGAGCCCGCTACGGGGCCGACGAGCCGACCAGTTTCGGGCTGCAGCCGCCGAACCCGCCGCAGCAGCCGCCCTCCGCGATTCCGCACCCGGGCAATCCGTACGCGGCCCCGACGCCGGCGCAGGGCGGACCGCAGCAGCACGGTGGGGCGCAGGGGCCGCAGCACGGTGGTGCGCAGGGCCCCGGTGCGGCGCAGGGGCACGGCTGGCCGCAGCAGCACGGTGCGGTGCAGGGGCACTTCGCCCCCGCTCCCGCCGCAGGCCCCGCTCCCGCGGCCTCTGCTGCGGCTCCCGCCGGCCCGCCCGCCGCCCCCGCCCCTCGGCCCGACCCCGGTGCCGGGCGACTGATCGCCGGTCGCTACCGGCTGCTCGCCAAGCTCGGGCACGGCGGCATGGGCACGGTCTGGCGGGCCAAGGACGAGATCGTGGACCGTGAGGTCGCCGTCAAGGAGCCGCGCGTCCCGGACCACCTCCCCGAACGCGAACGCGCCAACGCCTTCGAGCGGATGCGCCGCGAGGCGCGCGCCGCGGCCCGGCTCGACCACCCGGCGGTCGTCAACGTGCACGACGTGGCCGTGGTCGACGACCGGCCGTGGATCGTGATGGAGCTGGTGCAGGGACGTTCCCTCGGCGACGCCCTGCGCGAGGGCACGCTGGACGCGCGCGAGGCCGCCCGGATCGGCCTGGAGGTGCTGGGCGCGCTGGAGGCCGCGCACGCGGCCGGCATCCTGCACCGCGACGTCAAGCCGGACAACATCCTGCTCGGCCGGCACGGCCGGATCGTCCTCACCGACTTCGGCATCGCCCAGATCGAGGGCGAGACCAACCTGACCGACACGGGCGGGTTCGTCGGCTCGCCCGAGTACATCGCCCCCGAGCGGGTGCTCGGCCGGCGTCCCGGCCCGGCCGCCGACCTCTGGTCGCTGGGTGTCGTGCTGTACGCGGCGACCGAGGGCGTCTCCCCGTTCCGGCGCAGCAACACCCCGGCCACGCTCCAGTCCGTCCTCAACGCCACCCCGGCGCCGCCCGCCTCCGCGCGGGGCCCGCTCGCGGAGGTCATCAACGGCCTGCTGCAGAAGGACCCCGCGCACCGGCCGAACGCCGCGCGGGTCCGCGCCCTGCTGGAGGCCGCCGCGAACCCGCCGGAGCCCCTCCCCACGCAGGTGGTGACCGTCACCGGCGACTCCGGTTCCCGCGGTGGTGTCCGGATCGGCCGCAGGATGCTGGTCGGACTCGGCGCGGCGGTCGTGACCGCGGCGCTGGCGGCGTACCTGGTGATCGCCGAGCCGTTCGCGGGCCCGCTGCCGGACGGCTGGAAGGAGCACCCGGAGAAGGCGCTGGGCGCCACCCTGGCGGTGCCGGAGGTCTACGAGCGCTCCGAGCCGGAGGAGACCGACCAGGGCCACTGGGTGACGTACTCCGACCCCAGCGGCAGCATCTGGGTGCACCTCGAACTCGACAAGAAGTCGGAGGACACGAGCGGTCAGATCGCGGGCTCCGCGGAGGCCGAGATGTACGAGGACGAGGCCCGGTTCAAGCAGAGCGGCGACTACGACGTCTCCATGCCGGCGAACCCGAGGACCAGGCCCGTCGACGACGCCGTGCACGAAGGCCGCCCGGCCGCCGAGAACACGGTCGTCTACACCTCGACCGACACCGAGAACCCGCGCGAGCTGCGGCTCTTCTACTACAGGACCAAGACCGGCGACATGTACAAGCTCACCGTCAGTTACCCGGGCAAGGGCGACTTCACCGAGCGCGGGCGCGAGGTGGCCAGGACGGCGATCGCCAACCTGGACCTCGCGAAGCCCTGA